ACTCATTAACatcttttattttatgttttccagGAAGGATCGGCAAGTGGCCCGCATATCTTTAAGCATAATTAAGCTTGAGATTATATACACCTTACTTTGTTCACATATCTTTTTTTAAGCATAATTAAGCTTGAGATTTTATTCCCTGTTTTCATCTTAATGTAGCTTTATTAAAATATTATCTCATTCTTAGGTCACATACATTTAGCACATGTTACAGTAATAAATATCAGTTTTGTATCCCATACGCAACCATTGCCTCTCAGTTTGTAAACGAAAACTGGTGTTAGTCTTGGCGTCGAAACAGTTTCTATGATATATGGCTAAAGTATTACACTTAAACTGGTAGAAATTAGTGTCATAAATCATTGTCTATATTTTGGTTAAAATAGATTTAATTTTACAGTTAAATTGGTTGTAGTTCAGCTCTTTTAATTTGATGTCTTGTGTTACTCACTTTTAATTTGATGTCTTGTGTTATAATAAGCTATTTTCAAAGCTCTGCACAAAAATACTTGATTACATAGGGTAGGGATCCATGGAGAACTAATGAAGGAGAGAATTAAGAGAACTAATCAAGTGTGAAGCTCAAAGCACTTGTGTTAATTAAGCAAACAACTATTTTCAAAACCCCTTCACACTTGCACTAATCCTTATATGCTGATTAGTCATCTCCTGAATCATTTCTACTAAAGTGTCAAATTAACTACAGTTAATTTCTGTATGTGGAGGATTGCTAATGAAAATTGTCAACTTCTTCCTTAAAATGTTCAATGAGATCTTGAATTGTGAGCACCAAAGGCTCTTTCTTATCCCTTACTTGTACACTCACCTGCAAATACAAATTGTTCAACGTATATTCATTTGTAGCGTTCTACTCGTATATAAGAGCCAAAGTCATAGCATGCATAGAAACCAATAACAAATGAACATTAAAATCAACACATTTCCTCTCTATATGAATCGTGCCCATTTAAGAAAGAATATAAATAAACACGTGATTAAGAAGATATACCTTTCCTGTGGTAGCTTCTTCTTCACCGGCAACGAGAATGTAGTTGTACTGTGCCAGCTGAGCTTTTAGCACCTTTTCCTCGATTGTTCTATAAGAATAATCCATGTCAGCATAATAACCAGCTGCAACAACCTGGTGTTTTACCTGTCAAAGAAAAAATATAACATTTGTGTCCGTTATCATCTTACATCAACAACATATATCAATAAAACGGGGAGTTGAAGATGGTATTTATTTTCAGTAGAGAAGAAAACAtataaaaagaataaaaaaaaaactaaggtGTTTGTTTTTTTAAATGATTTAAACCACAAACCACATATGTAAACCACAAACCACATAATTTAAGGGttaacattatttttatcatatGTCTTTAAAAAAACAAACAGTCTGCACAATGAAAATCAAACAACACCTAACTAAACTAATTGTCTACTATTGAAAATACCAAAAAGAAAAAGAGAGCATGTAAAGTAAATACCTGTTCACCATAAGCTTTGTACTCGTTGGAAACAGGGCAAACAATTGCTTGACAGCTGAGCCAGAACGGCCATTTTCCCTTGCAGTGCTCAAAAAGTATATCAAACATACTTTTGAACGACCTAAAAATACTTGCGCGTATCATAATAGGCCTCTCCCATGTGGTCTCAATTTCAGCTGAGTATGTAAGATTGAAATGTAGAGGGAGTTGGAAATCCAACTATATAAACAAACATCCATTAGTCGCATAAAAAAAGGTAATGGAAAAAAAAATATGGTTAGGAAATA
This genomic window from Rutidosis leptorrhynchoides isolate AG116_Rl617_1_P2 chromosome 2, CSIRO_AGI_Rlap_v1, whole genome shotgun sequence contains:
- the LOC139889755 gene encoding threonine--tRNA ligase, mitochondrial 1 codes for the protein MNLMRNLQFATIQLDFQLPLHFNLTYSAEIETTWERPIMIRASIFRSFKSMFDILFEHCKGKWPFWLSCQAIVCPVSNEYKAYGEQTVKHQVVAAGYYADMDYSYRTIEEKVLKAQLAQYNYILVAGEEEATTGKVSVQVRDKKEPLVLTIQDLIEHFKEEVDNFH